The DNA sequence CCAGATTAAAACAGACGGGCGCTGTGAAGTAGCCTGCATCAATACCAACAAATTCAGGGATAGTGCAAAGCGATTTTCAATGGCATCAAGGCGAGCAATGTATGGTTGAGAATCGTGGACATTACCTGGCGTAATATGCGTATCTACAATAATGTTATAGTCGTTATCTACGGTTCTGTGGTCTAGGTAGAAAAAACCTTTTGGCTTTTCATCTCGGTGCATATAACCGCTATCACTATCGGTTTTACTTACCTTATTCCGCTTTATCTCACAATAGCCTTTATCCTTGAGTGGCTTTTTTCCAGCCGCTTTACGGTCTGCCTCCACAGCTTTGTTGATTTGCTTAATATAGGCACTGGTTGAGACGGGTTTGAGCTTGTTGGTGAACTTTCGTTTATTGGCGTTTGCTTTTAAGTGTGTGCTGTCGGTGAATAAGGCTTTGCCCCCAACTAGACCATGTTTAATGGCTTGTTGGACGATGTGATTAAATATACGTTCAAATACATCTGTGCCATTGAAACGACGAATACGATTTTGACTAAGTGTTGAGGCATCGATAACTTTCTCGGTAAGCCCCATGCGGAGAAACCATCGATACGCGACATTTACTTCGATGTCTTTGATGATTTGGCGCTCACTTTTAATACCAAATAAGTACCCAAGTAGCATAATTTTAAATAGCTGGACTGGCTCCACCGGAGGACGACCATTATCAGTGCAATATAAGTCTTTGACTTCATCTCGAATAAACTCAAAGTCAATATACTTATCGAGTTTACGAACTAGATGGTTGGCTGGAACTAACTGGTCTAGCGTGACCATTTCGAGTTCATGTTGTTGCGGGGAAGGTTCTCTTAACATGGTTAATTTTTGTAATTTTCCATGTTTTTATTAGATCAAAGTCCTAGACTACTGTCTAGGACTTTGTCATCAGTCTGAGAGCAGTCATTAGACTGCTCTTTTGCTTCAGAAACATACTGCTTAAATGAGTTACAGAGCTACTGCTTAAATGAGTTACAGAGCTACTGCTTAAATGAGCTTGTTTCCTCTTCTGCTTCGGCAGGGGCATTAAATGGCGTGTAAAAATTTTCCGATAATTCAAAATCACCGCTGGCATCTACTAATTTATCTTCTTCAAACTGTAAGACAAAAGATTTTTTTGTGTTGAATTTTTCACTTCTACCCGATTTAAATTTATACACATAATGCCAAGCATCTTGATTAAAGGCATCGACAACTACTGGGCTGCCTAAAATAAACTTAACCTGCTCTTTAGTCATACCTACTTGTAATTTCTCTATACTTTTTTGCTCAAGATAATTACCTTGTGGGATATCGATACGATAAACCCAGCTAGAACAAGCTGAAAGAGACAAGGCAATAGTAATAGCGGCAACACGAAACAACATTAATCTTTTATCCTAAAAACTGTGAGCAGGCATAATAACTAAGCATGACACGAGTTACAAAGTTATTTTTAATTTCTGAGTAATTATTTAGTTACAACTGACCTAACTTGCCAGTAGTTCTTGTGCATTGGCTAAGCTGTGCTCAGAAATTTTATCGCCTGCTAATAAACGGGCAATTTCTTTGATACGACTTTGCTCGCTTAGTTCCGTTACTTTTGTTTCTGTATGCTCGCCATCTGTTAATTTGCTAACAAAGAGTTGTTGGTGTCCTTTACAGGCCACTTGAGGCAGGTGAGTCACACAAATAACTTGGGTATTTTTAGCTAGTTGCTGCAACTTGCTGCCAACCATAGAGGCGGTTGGTCCACTAATACCTACATCGACTTCGTCAAAGATTAAGCTAGGCGTGACGACTTTTTCCGCTAAGATAACTTGCATAGCCAAACTAATACGAGACAGCTCTCCTCCTGAAGCAACCTTGTTCATTGCTTCAAGCGCTTGACCCGGGTTAATACTCACGAGGAAATTAATTACATCAGTCCCTTTGCTAGTGCCCATACCATCAGTGATATTACCTTCGCTAATATCTACGGCAAATTGTCCGTGTGGCATATTAAGTTCTTGCATACTTTTAGTGATAAGTTTGCTGAGCTTTTTACCGGCAGCTTGCCTTGAACGTGTTAAATTATTGGCAGCATCACGATAATAGTTTTGTGTGCTTTCAAGTTCATGAATAATGATATCAATTCGAGATTCATCATGTGAGATAGCTTGTAATTGCTGGCTTAACTCTTGATGAAAGCTAACTAAGTTTTCCGGCGAAACTTGATGCTTTTTAGCTAGCTGTAGTGCTTTTGAGTAGCGCTCTTCTATTATGCTGTAGCTTTCGGGATCAAGCTCTAGCTGTTGATAGTAATGCGTTAAATCACTACTCGCTTCATTTAATTGAATAAGTGCGTCTGACAGTAATATCGCCACATTATTAAGCTGCGAATCCATACGCGCTAAAGTGTTGATGTTGTCACTGCATTGACGTAACGAATCAATAATATTAACGCTTGGGTTTTCAGATAATAGCTGAATAGAAGATAGCGTGGTATCTAGCAGCTCTTGAGCATTACTAAAGCGTTTAAAATCAGCTTCTAAGGTTGAGAACTCGCCTTCTTGTAAGCCAAATTCATCAAGCTCTTCAACTTGATATTGAATGAGCTGTTTTTTCGCTTCACTTTCTTGTTTATTTTGTTGAAGTAGTACTAATTCTTTGTTTAAGCCTTGCCATTGCTTGTAATAGTGCTTTACTTCATCGAGTAATGTTTGGTGATTTGCATAATCGTCAAGTAAGCGACATTGCTGACTAGATTTAACAATCAGTTGATGATCATGCTGTCCATGGATGTTAATTAATAATTGACCAATTTCTTTAAGTTGCGCTAGAGGTACTTGGCTGCCGTTGATATACGCTTTTGAACGGCCTTCGCTGGAGATGACGCGACGTAATATACATTCAAAATTTGCATGGCTGTCTTCTTGATTGAGCTCATGTGATTTTAGCCACTTTTGCGCGGCTGGGTTTTTTTCGGTATCGAAGGTTGCGGCAAGTTCGGCTTTTTTACAGTTAGGTCTAACAACATTGGTGGTCGCACGTTCGCCTAGGCATAAGCCTAACGCATCAATCGCAATAGATTTACCTGCACCAGTTTCACCTGTGATGGTGGTCATGCCTGATTGCCAATCGATATCTAATGAGCGAACGATAGCAAAGTTTTGAATATTGAGTTGCAACAACATGTGCTAGCCTTATAAATATATGAACAAAAAACCAGTTACTGTTAATTTATACAGTAACTGGTTTTTATGCAAGCTATTTGCTTAAAATTTATCAGTCTATTTGCTAGCTGTTTGTTTAAGTTAGAAATTTAATAGGCAGCTTAGTAAAGCTTGTTGCCCCAACTTAACTTACTTCGCAGCACATTAAAGTAATCATGATCAAGCGGATGAATAAGCCTAATGGTGTACTCACTTTTTTTGATGATAACTTCATCACCTGGCATAACCGCAAGAATAACGTGACCATCGCAACTTACTTGTAAGTTTTCGTGGTTATCATTGGCTAAAATCAGTTTTATTTCACTGTCGCCATCAACTACTATAGGCCTACTTGTCAGTGTATGTGGGAACATAGGCACAAGTGATAAGGCATTTAGGTTAGGCGTTAAAATTGGTCCGCCCGCTGACATTGAATAAGCGGTTGAGCCAGTTGGCGTGGAAACAATAAGGCCATCAGAGCGCTGACTAAACATAAATGAACCGTCTATGTAGACTTCAAACTCAATCATGCTGGCTACTTTACCAGCATGCAGTACCGCTTCGTTTACTGCGCTATTTGAGCTTTTAAGTTTTCCATGTCGATAAACTTCAGCTTCAATGATAAAGCGCTGCTCTTGTCGTGATTTTCCCGCCAGTATTTGTTCTAGTGGCGTGATAATATCTTGTGGGCTTAAGTCGGTTAAAAAGCCTAAGTTGCCACGGTTAACGCCGATGACACCAATATCATAACAGGCTAAAACTCTGGCTGCGCCTAGCATATAACCATCACCACCAACAACAATAGCTAAATCAGCTTGTTCACCAATATCAGTCAATAGACCTGTGGTCATATTGTCAATGTTAAGTGATTGTGCAACTGCGTGCTCAACGATAACTTGGTAGTTATTTTTTAATAAATAATCGTGTAAAATTTCAATGGTATTGCTGGCGCCATCATGATGTGGCTTGCCAATTAAACCTATGGTTTTATATTGTTGAGTCATAACGTTATTTCAACTTTTTTAATGAGCAATATGCTCGCTATATGGGAAGTTTCGCTGGAATTTCTTCTGATGTAAAGTTCACTTTTTACAAATTGTTTTGAAATCACGCTTGAATCATGTAACTGAATCCCCATAATGACAGCAATAAAAGTTTTAATTTGGAGTTTTTCATGACAACAGAGTCAAATGAGCATAAAAGTGCTGAAGAGTTAACGCCAGAGCAGTTAGCAGAAGAAATTGTTCAACAAGCAGAAGAGCAAGTTGAGGAGCAGCATGAGCATGCTCATGAAATTATTAGCGAAGAGCAAGAGAGAATCAATGAACTTGAACTTGCTTTAGCAGCAGCAAAAGCAACGGTAGCTGATCAAAAGGATTCTGTGATCCGTGCAAAAGCAGAAGTGGATAATATTCGTCGTCGTTCTGCCCAAGATGTAGAAAAAGCACAAAAGTTCGCTTTAGAAAAGTTCGCTGGTGAAATGTTAACTACGGTTGATAACTTAGAGCGTGCTTTACAAAGCATCGATAAAGAAGATGAGAGTAACAAAGCCGTTGTTGAAGGTATTGAATTAACTTTACAAGGCTTAATTTCATCGTTAGAGAAGTTTGCAATTAAGGCTATTGACCCACAAGATCAACCATTCAACCCTGATCAGCATCAAGCTATGTCAATGCAAGAAGTACCAGGTGTTGCGCCAAATACGGTTATTGCCGTAATGCAAAAAGGCTATGAGTTAAATGGCCGCTTAATTCGTCCTGCTATGGTTATGGTATCAAAAGCACCAAGTGTTGATGCTAGCGCCTAAGTCACTTTATTAGCTCAACATAGTAAAAAGCAAAGGCGATTGTCTTTGCTTTTTTTGTGCCTGCTGAACTGAACCCAGAAAGTAAAATTCATTTACTTTGAAAGTTAATTTGTCTTAGCGGGTCTTTTTCAAAACATGTTTTTTAATATTGTTTTAATTATGACTCAGACATTTACTCGATACACTCTCTTTATCGTTAGCTTTTTCTTTAGCATGTCAGCCTACAGCGCAGATAAAGCCATGCCTTGGCAATTAAAAACACAATCTGGTGAAGATATTAGCTTATCTCAATATCAAGGTAAGCCTGTTATTTTGCACTTTTGGGCTACTTGGTGTCCGTATTGTAAAAAGCTACAACCTAGCTTAGTTGCATTGCAAAAACAGTATCAAGCACAAGGAGTAACCTTACTTGCTATTAGTTTTCGTGAAGATGAAGGCGCAAAACCTCAAGATGAAATTAACAATCGTGGTTTCGATTTTATCACTGCAGTTAATGGCGAGCAGGTTGCTAAAGATTATGAGGTACGCGGTACGCCAACAACTTACTTTTTAAATCGCCATCATGAAGTGATTTTTAAAACCACTAGTTCAAAAACTGATGACCCTAGATTAGCTCTGGCGCTTAAAGAAATGATCAAGTAGCTGTAAGCTCTTACACCTTTTGGTGCTTTTTCCAATGTTGGTTTTGCAAAACAGCCCATTTTTCTTTGCTTAGCTGGCGAAAGCACCTTTTTTCTTGCCTATATATCCTGCCTTTGCACAGCTACCTTTAAATATTGAGCATGTTTTTTGCACCATATATCAATAAAAAAGAAAATTTTTTAATTTTTTCTATTGAAAAGCATTTTGCTGACCCCACTTAGTATTTCAACAACAGATTTAACTTATTTCTAATGAATAGGAGCTCCAAAGATGGGCAAAATTATTGGTATTGACCTAGGAACAACTAACTCATGTGTTGCGGTTTTAGACGGTGACAGTGTACGTGTTATTGAAAATGCAGAAGGCGATCGTACTACGCCATCTATCATAGGTTATACAGCAGAAGGCGAAACTTTAGTTGGTCAACCAGCTAAGCGTCAAGCAGTTACAAACCCAAAAAATACTTTATTCGCGATTAAGCGTTTAATTGGTCGTCGTTTTGAAGACAAAGAAGTTCAACGTGATATCGAAATTATGCCATTTGGCATCGTTAAAGCTGATAATGGCGATGCTTGGGTTGAAGCAAAAGGCGAAAAAGTAGCGCCACCACAAGTGTCTGCTGAAGTACTGAAGAAAATGAAGAAAACTGCGGAAGACTTCTTAGGTGAAACAGTATCTGAAGCGGTAATTACGGTACCTGCTTACTTTAACGATTCACAACGTCAAGCTACTAAAGATGCTGGTCGTATCGCAGGTCTTGATGTTAAGCGTATTATCAACGAGCCAACAGCTGCTGCACTTGCCTATGGCATGGATAAAGCACAAGGCGATAAAGTTGTAGCTGTATATGACCTTGGTGGTGGTACTTTCGATATTTCAATCATTGAAATTGATGAAGTTGAAGGCGAGCACACTTTTGAAGTATTAGCGACTAACGGTGATACGCACTTAGGTGGTGAAGATTTCGATAATAAACTAATTAACTATCTAGTTAGTGAGTTTAAGAAAGAGCAAGGTATGGATTTAACAGCTGATCCGCTTGCGATGCAACGCTTAAAAGAAGCAGCAGAAAAAGCAAAATGTGAGCTTTCTTCAGCACAGCAAACAGACGTTAACTTACCATACATCACAGCGGATGCTTCAGGTCCTAAGCACATGAACATCAAAGTGACTCGCGCTAAGTTAGAGTCATTAGTTGAAGAGATGGTTAAGGCAACATTAGAGCCGTTAAAAATGGCCCTTAAAGATGCTGACTTATCAGTAAGTGACGTAGATGACGTTATCTTAGTGGGTGGTCAAACACGTATGCCATTAGTACAAAAAACGGTAACGGACTTCTTTGGCAAAGAGCCACGTAAAGATGTTAACCCTGATGAAGCTGTAGCTTCTGGTGCTGCAGTACAAGCAGGTGTATTAGCGGGTGATGTAACTGACGTATTGTTATTAGACGTAACACCATTATCTCTAGGTATTGAGACTATGGGTGGTGTGATGACTAAGGTAATTGACAAGAACACGACAATTCCTACTAAGCAATCACAAACTTTCTCAACGGCTGAAGATAACCAAGCGGCAGTAACTGTTCATGTTGTACAAGGTGAGCGTAAGCAAGCGGCAGCGAACAAGTCTTTAGGTCAGTTTAACTTAGAAGGTATTGACCCAGCACCACGTGGTACGCCACAAATCGAAGTAACCTTCGATATCGATGCTGATGGTATCCTTCATGTAACGGCAAAAGATAAGAACACAGGTAAAGAGCAGAAGATTACTATTAAAGCCTCTTCAGGTTTATCAGATGATGAAGTAGAGCAAATGGTACGTGACGCTGAAGCGAATGCTGATGCTGATGCTAAGTTTGAAGAATTAATTCAAGCACGTAACCAAGCTGACGGCATTGTTCACGCAACGCGTAAGCAAGTTGAAGAAGCGGGTGATGAGTTACCTTCTGAAGATAAAGAGAAAATCGAAGCAGCTATCACTGAACTTGAAGAAGCAATCAAGGGCGACGACAAAGAAGTGATTGAAGCTAAGCAACAAGCCTTAATGGAAGCATCAGCTAAGTTAATGGAAATTGCACAAGCTAAAGCGCAAGCACAAGGTGCACCAGCAGGTGATGCAGGTCAAGCACAAGATGCCGGTCAAGCGCCAGCAGATGATGTGGTAGACGCTGAGTTTGAAGAAGTGAAAGACGATAAGTAATTTTTTACGTAGCTAAGCTGTCGTTATATTGCTTAATTTCGGCGTCGAAGGTACTCACGTATAATTATACGCTCCGTGCCTTCTCCTTGAACTAAAGCGATATAACTTAATCTTAGCGAGTAAAAGAGTTAGACTACGTCCTCTTTAGAAAGCGTCGATATTTTCGGCGCTTTTTGTATGCTGGAAAGCATTAGTTAGTTATTAAGTTGGTGCTGATTTTCTTGGTTTTTTGTTTATTTGGTTTAAAAGAAATTAAGCAAATTAGTACCCATCAAGATGAAGTAAAGAAATAGATTTATGGCAAAACGTGATTATTATGAAGTGTTAGGTGTTTCAAAAGACGCCACAGAACGCGAAATTAAAAAAGCTTATAAAAAGTTAGCTATGAAATATCACCCTGATAGAACTAAGGGCGATAAAGGCATGGAAGAGACTTTTAAAGAAGTAAAAGAAGCTTATGAAGTACTAAATGATGATCAAAAACGTGCTGCTTACGATCAATACGGTCATGCAGCCTTTGAACAAGGTGGTCATGGTGGTTTTGGCGGCGGCTTTGGCGGTGGTCATGGTGACTTTGGTGATGCCTTCGGTGATATCTTTGGTGATATTTTCGGTGGTGGCCGCGGTCGTGGTGGTCAACAGCGAGCACGTCGTGGCTCCGACTTACGCTACAATGTTGAATTAAACCTTGAAGATGCGGTTAAGGGTAAGAGCTTAGAAATTAAAGTACCTACTTATGTTACTTGTGAACCATGTGATGGTTCAGGTGCGAAAAAAGGTACTAGCGCGAAAACTTGTTCGACTTGTCATGGTCATGGTCAAGTACAAATGCGCCAAGGCTTGTTTGCTGTTCAGCAAACCTGTCCAACCTGTAGTGGTAAAGGTAAAGTGATTACCGATCCTTGTACTTCATGTCGTGGTCAAGGTCGCGTTGAGAAAACAAAAACTTTATCCGTTAAAATTCCTGCTGGTGTTGATACTGGCGATAGAATTCGTTTATCAGGTGAAGGTGAAGCAGGTGAAAGCGGCGCACCAGCGGGTGATTTATACGTACAGGTTAATGTGAAAGATCATCCAATTTTTGTGCGTGATGAAAACCACTTATATTGTGAAGTACCGATTAGTTTCACAACGGCTGCACTTGGTGGTGAAATTGAAGTACCTACCTTAGCGGGTAAAGTGAAGCTGAAAGTACCAAAAGAAACGCAAACAGGAAAAATGTTCCGTTTACGTGGTAAGGGTGTGAAATCAGTACGTAGTTCTTCTACTGGTGATTTAATGTGTAAAGTAGTCATTGAAACGCCGGTGAATTTATCTGGCGATCAAGCTGAATTATTACGTAACTTAGAAGAGAAAATGGGCAAGAGCAGTAAAAAGCACAGCCCGAAAGAAACTGGCTTCTTTGATGGCGTGAAAAAGTTTTTTGATGACCTAAAAAGCTAATTTAGCTGAATAGTTAAGCTTGCAAAGGCGATAAGTGCTGACACTTATCGCCTTTTTTATTCTGCGTGTTTAGGAGACTATAGCGTTAGGATTACTCTTCACTAAAGTTGGGCAGGGTACCGCTGCGGCTGTGTTCAAATACCAGCGAGGTTTCTACTGTGGTCACTTCATCACGCGAGGTAATATTTTTAAAGACAAATTGGCGTAAATGCTCACTGTCTTTTACTGACATATGAATATAATAGTCGTAGCTACCACCCATATGATAAAGGTTGAGGATTTCTGGGAACTTAAGTAAGTCATCACGAAACTGATTTACAATTTGCTCAGAGTAGGGCTGTAATCTAATTGCGGCAATTGCTTCAATATTACCACCTATGGTGTTGAGGTTAACATCGATAAAGGCACCTTTAATGACACCACTTTGTTTGAGTCGCTTAACACGCTCTAAACATGTTGAAGGGGCAATGCCAATTTTGGCGGCTAATTCCTTATTGGTGATGTCAGCATCGTTATATAGAATGGTTAAAACGCGCAAGTCGATACTGTCGAGTTTTTTCATAAGTCACCTTTATGTTTAATTACGACTTTATTTTGGCAAATTCTACACTTAAAGTAGTTCAATAAACTAGTGAAAAAGTTATGTCGTTTGAATATTTAACGTTTAAAGTGGCATTATCCGAATTATTTTTAGTATTGGTTGATAGATTTTGCCAATTACCGTGATAAAGTCGTTACAAACTTTCACAGTGATAATGTTTGCTTGCGCTAGGTGGTTTGACATATTATGACCATGTTTATTGCTATCATTACATAAGTGCTTGCTAAGCTTGTTTTTAAATGAGTTTAGCGCGCAGACAGGAAGAATTAAAAAGGCTTATTTTATGACTTTGATTTGGATACCCTTGTTATCCTTACTCGGTAGTATCATTTCTGCAAGAACAGGGAAATTGACACGCAACCAATCAACCACATTAGCTTTGATCATGCCGGTTATTGCGCTATTGATGACTATTAGTCTTGCGCCTGTGGTCTTTTCTGGCAAGGTCATTAGAGAGTCATTTTCTTGGGTGCCAACACTGGGAATCGATTTATCTTTTAGGCTAGATGGTCTTTCCTTATTGTTTGTTTTTATGATCTTAGTGATCGGAATACTCGTTATTTTCTATGCCCGGTATTATCTTAGTAGTAAAGACTCCTTACCTAAACTATATGCCTATTTAATGTTGTTTATGACCGCCATGCTTGGTGTGGTTATGTCAAACAATGTTATTCAGCTATGGTTTTTTTGGGAACTAACCAGTATTAGTTCATTTTTATTGATTAGTTATTGGTGGCAGCAATCAAAAGCGCGTGAAGGCGCTGTTATGGCGTTAACTATCACAGGGGCGGGTGGTTTAGCATTATTAGCGGGTTTACTGCTACTAGGTAATATTGTTGGCAGCTATAACCTTGATGTTATTTTAGCGAGTAAAGAACTTATTCAAGCGCATGATTGGTATGAGGTCGCATTAATTTTAGTGCTCTTAGGTGCTTTTACCAAATCTGCTCAGTTCCCATTTCACTTCTGGTTACCACATGCCATGGCTGCACCTACGCCAGTAAGTGCCTATTTACACTCAGCGACTATGGTAAAGGCTGGGGTGTTTTTATTAGCTCGCTTTTACCCAGCGCTGGCCGGGACTGATATTTGGTTCTTGATAGTAAGCTTTACCGGTCTCGCTACACTGATTTTTGCC is a window from the Litorilituus sediminis genome containing:
- the dnaK gene encoding molecular chaperone DnaK, whose protein sequence is MGKIIGIDLGTTNSCVAVLDGDSVRVIENAEGDRTTPSIIGYTAEGETLVGQPAKRQAVTNPKNTLFAIKRLIGRRFEDKEVQRDIEIMPFGIVKADNGDAWVEAKGEKVAPPQVSAEVLKKMKKTAEDFLGETVSEAVITVPAYFNDSQRQATKDAGRIAGLDVKRIINEPTAAALAYGMDKAQGDKVVAVYDLGGGTFDISIIEIDEVEGEHTFEVLATNGDTHLGGEDFDNKLINYLVSEFKKEQGMDLTADPLAMQRLKEAAEKAKCELSSAQQTDVNLPYITADASGPKHMNIKVTRAKLESLVEEMVKATLEPLKMALKDADLSVSDVDDVILVGGQTRMPLVQKTVTDFFGKEPRKDVNPDEAVASGAAVQAGVLAGDVTDVLLLDVTPLSLGIETMGGVMTKVIDKNTTIPTKQSQTFSTAEDNQAAVTVHVVQGERKQAAANKSLGQFNLEGIDPAPRGTPQIEVTFDIDADGILHVTAKDKNTGKEQKITIKASSGLSDDEVEQMVRDAEANADADAKFEELIQARNQADGIVHATRKQVEEAGDELPSEDKEKIEAAITELEEAIKGDDKEVIEAKQQALMEASAKLMEIAQAKAQAQGAPAGDAGQAQDAGQAPADDVVDAEFEEVKDDK
- a CDS encoding Lrp/AsnC family transcriptional regulator, whose protein sequence is MKKLDSIDLRVLTILYNDADITNKELAAKIGIAPSTCLERVKRLKQSGVIKGAFIDVNLNTIGGNIEAIAAIRLQPYSEQIVNQFRDDLLKFPEILNLYHMGGSYDYYIHMSVKDSEHLRQFVFKNITSRDEVTTVETSLVFEHSRSGTLPNFSEE
- the nadK gene encoding NAD(+) kinase, with translation MTQQYKTIGLIGKPHHDGASNTIEILHDYLLKNNYQVIVEHAVAQSLNIDNMTTGLLTDIGEQADLAIVVGGDGYMLGAARVLACYDIGVIGVNRGNLGFLTDLSPQDIITPLEQILAGKSRQEQRFIIEAEVYRHGKLKSSNSAVNEAVLHAGKVASMIEFEVYIDGSFMFSQRSDGLIVSTPTGSTAYSMSAGGPILTPNLNALSLVPMFPHTLTSRPIVVDGDSEIKLILANDNHENLQVSCDGHVILAVMPGDEVIIKKSEYTIRLIHPLDHDYFNVLRSKLSWGNKLY
- the dnaJ gene encoding molecular chaperone DnaJ, with translation MAKRDYYEVLGVSKDATEREIKKAYKKLAMKYHPDRTKGDKGMEETFKEVKEAYEVLNDDQKRAAYDQYGHAAFEQGGHGGFGGGFGGGHGDFGDAFGDIFGDIFGGGRGRGGQQRARRGSDLRYNVELNLEDAVKGKSLEIKVPTYVTCEPCDGSGAKKGTSAKTCSTCHGHGQVQMRQGLFAVQQTCPTCSGKGKVITDPCTSCRGQGRVEKTKTLSVKIPAGVDTGDRIRLSGEGEAGESGAPAGDLYVQVNVKDHPIFVRDENHLYCEVPISFTTAALGGEIEVPTLAGKVKLKVPKETQTGKMFRLRGKGVKSVRSSSTGDLMCKVVIETPVNLSGDQAELLRNLEEKMGKSSKKHSPKETGFFDGVKKFFDDLKS
- the recN gene encoding DNA repair protein RecN, which produces MLLQLNIQNFAIVRSLDIDWQSGMTTITGETGAGKSIAIDALGLCLGERATTNVVRPNCKKAELAATFDTEKNPAAQKWLKSHELNQEDSHANFECILRRVISSEGRSKAYINGSQVPLAQLKEIGQLLINIHGQHDHQLIVKSSQQCRLLDDYANHQTLLDEVKHYYKQWQGLNKELVLLQQNKQESEAKKQLIQYQVEELDEFGLQEGEFSTLEADFKRFSNAQELLDTTLSSIQLLSENPSVNIIDSLRQCSDNINTLARMDSQLNNVAILLSDALIQLNEASSDLTHYYQQLELDPESYSIIEERYSKALQLAKKHQVSPENLVSFHQELSQQLQAISHDESRIDIIIHELESTQNYYRDAANNLTRSRQAAGKKLSKLITKSMQELNMPHGQFAVDISEGNITDGMGTSKGTDVINFLVSINPGQALEAMNKVASGGELSRISLAMQVILAEKVVTPSLIFDEVDVGISGPTASMVGSKLQQLAKNTQVICVTHLPQVACKGHQQLFVSKLTDGEHTETKVTELSEQSRIKEIARLLAGDKISEHSLANAQELLAS
- the grpE gene encoding nucleotide exchange factor GrpE; the protein is MTTESNEHKSAEELTPEQLAEEIVQQAEEQVEEQHEHAHEIISEEQERINELELALAAAKATVADQKDSVIRAKAEVDNIRRRSAQDVEKAQKFALEKFAGEMLTTVDNLERALQSIDKEDESNKAVVEGIELTLQGLISSLEKFAIKAIDPQDQPFNPDQHQAMSMQEVPGVAPNTVIAVMQKGYELNGRLIRPAMVMVSKAPSVDASA
- a CDS encoding TlpA disulfide reductase family protein, whose amino-acid sequence is MSAYSADKAMPWQLKTQSGEDISLSQYQGKPVILHFWATWCPYCKKLQPSLVALQKQYQAQGVTLLAISFREDEGAKPQDEINNRGFDFITAVNGEQVAKDYEVRGTPTTYFLNRHHEVIFKTTSSKTDDPRLALALKEMIK
- a CDS encoding IS1182 family transposase (programmed frameshift), with product MLREPSPQQHELEMVTLDQLVPANHLVRKLDKYIDFEFIRDEVKDLYCTDNGRPPVEPVQLFKIMLLGYLFGIKSERQIIKDIEVNVAYRWFLRMGLTEKVIDASTLSQNRIRRFNGTDVFERIFNHIVQQAIKHGLVGGKALFTDSTHLKANANKRKFTNKLKPVSTSAYIKQINKAVEADRKAAGKKPLKDKGYCEIKRNKVSKTDSDSGYMHRDEKPKGFFYLDHRTVDNDYNIIVDTHITPGNVHDSQPYIARLDAIENRFALSLNFVGIDAGYFTAPVCFNLEQRNIQGVFGYRRPSRTKNAIKKKHFKYDEKADTYTCPQEQTLIYSTTSREGYREYHSDPKVCVNCPQLKDCTKSKSHKKVITRHVMAASQDRANEFRLTSLGKYLYKRRCETVERSFADAKQHHGHRYARYRGKHNVQMQAYMAAAAQNMKKIAMTLSNIPQIMAI
- a CDS encoding outer membrane protein assembly factor BamE, with product MLFRVAAITIALSLSACSSWVYRIDIPQGNYLEQKSIEKLQVGMTKEQVKFILGSPVVVDAFNQDAWHYVYKFKSGRSEKFNTKKSFVLQFEEDKLVDASGDFELSENFYTPFNAPAEAEEETSSFKQ